ttttttccatgttttcttACATGTTAATGTTACCATTGAAAACGATCGTATGAAtggattaaaatttaataaaacttttAACATTTCTTCTCTGTCTTTGTTGATTTTTATATAGGATACGTGTTCTATAAATACTCATAACacaccttatatgtatatatatgaatagggcATATAATGCCTTCCTTTAGTTTTTTGGGATGCTGCCCTGTTgtgaggaagctctgaaagagaatcTGAAATGGTCTAGCTAGAGCCTCCTTGCATTTCTttaggattgctgggaatccgtCGGGGCCTGTTGTCGTGTTTGAACTCATCTAATCAATGGCTGATGTTGCCTTAGTTTCCTCTATGTTGATGCTGTCAATAATTGCCATTTTGTTGTGTAGGTCTGTGGAGCCAAAGactggctgaagctcctctccttcttacctcttgtatgcaacaTACATCTACATGTCTCCGTTCGAGCTTCTCTACAATCTCGCTAGACCTACATTTAGAGTgtcaactctgaaaactgggaaagagATGTGGGAGTGAACACAGGAAAGAGGGATGTTATTCAGCACCTGAAAAGGATCCCATGAATGTTTTGTAACAGATGTCATAATAGTTGTTCTTGCTTTTAACCTACTGTCATTCAGACATGTTAGAGTtttctgtatttatacatatctatatatgtgtatatgtatacatatatatatatatatatgttcacacacacatcattatttggcatgggttggacggtttgtccagggctggcaagctgcatCCATCTGATTATATACAGGAGGAGGTGAATAAATTGTCTCAGAACAAGCCAATGGTTGTTGTGTGTTCATGATGTTTGTATCAGagcaacctgtatatatatatatatcttttatattaaaAGGCAACTTGTCtttctgtgtgttgtgtgaaccACTTCTACTTCTACAATTTTCAACCgaatttcaccaaatttgacaTGTGTGCTCTCTTTGACTTGGGATGTTATTTCTTATAAAATTTTTCCTCGAAATTCTGCGTCCCCAACATAAATAGACTACTCTCAATGCACCTAGGATTTGGCTGAGCCAGCGAAAAAACGTGACACACACCCAGCTGGAAAAAATCGATACTTTACTTTGTCATCTGTGGGAAGCTCTTATTGACTGCTTGCACAGTACTGCCAGCAAGTTATGATCTGCCTTGTTTTCATGTGAGTGCtctttttcatataattattcCAACTTAAATTAGCCACTTCAAAACTCTTACCCAAAATTTAAAATCCTTAGTTTAGTCTGTTTGATTAACATTTTTGCCAActacattttactatttttttcggAGCTACACGTTCACCGCTTTTTCCTTGGGACTTTTTCTATTGAGTAAACTGATAATTTTCCACCATGCCCCAATGCAAAAGATCCAAAATAGGTCGGCAAACAAATGCTACAAGaaaattaaatgtatgtgtgcaggagtggctgtgtggtaagtagcttgctaaccaaccacatggttccgggttcaatcccacttcgtggcatcttgggcaagtgtcttctgctatagcctcgggccgaccaatgccttgtgagtggatttggtagacggaaactgaaagaaacctgtcgtatatatatatttatatatgtgtttgtgtgtgtgtttgtctccctagcattgcttgacaaccgatgctggtgtgtttacgtccccgtcacttagcggttcggcaaaaagagaccgacagaataagtactgggcttacaaagaataagtcccggggtcgagttgctcgactaaaggcggtgctccagcatggccacagtcaaatgactgaaacaagtaaaagaggaaaagagagtaaaagagtaaatgaatctAGTGCGGTCGCCGCCAGGAGGAACGCTCTCAGTGCACTTGGAATGGCTTCAGCACGAAGAAGGGAAAGTGAAGAGCAGTGTTGTCATCGGTTTGCATGGATTACTGCGCAACGAGTCACCCATAGCAACAAGCATCATTCAGCATGCTGAACAAGAAATGCTTCCTCTACAGCTGTTGCACAATCTGCAGGGATTGCAGCACAACACGCAGATTGACTTACAATCTAGCGACCGCGCTagattcatttactcttttacttgtttcagtcatttgactgcggccatgctggagcaccgcctttagtcgagcaactcgaccccgggacttattctttttgtaagcccagtacttattctattggtctctttttgccgaaccgctatgtgacggggacgtaaacacaccagcatcggttgtcaagcaatgctaggggaacaaacacagacacacacacacatacgtacatatatacgacaggcttctttcagtttccgtctaccaaatccactcacaaggcattggtcggcccggggctatagcagaagacacttgcccaagatgccacgcagtgggattgaacccggaaccatgtggttggttagcaagctacttaccacacagccactcctgcacacatacatttaattttCTTGTAGCAATTGTTTGCCGACCTATTTTGGATCTTTTGCATTGAGGCATGGTGGAAAATTATCAGTTTACTCAATAGAAAACGTCCCAAGGAAAAATCGGTGAATGTGTAGTtcccaaaaaatagtaaaatgtagTTGGCAAAAATGTTAATCAAACAGACTAAACTAAGGATTTTAAATTTTGGGTAAGAGTTTTGAAGTGGCTAATTTAAGTTGgaataattatatgaaaaagGGGGCTCACGTGAAAACAGAGGTAAATTGTAACTTGCAAATAAATACTACAGGGGAAAGACAACGACTGGAGGCTACAACGCAGCGAAAGGCTTCACGACATTTCTACTCAAGGCCATGGTCCTCGCGTTGGTCAACGACAGCATTCAGCTGCAATCCTACAATTGACTGCAGTAATCACCCTGACGTTCAAATACGCTGCATGTCCACACTCTGCCAATTTTGCGGAACTAAAAAGTGGCCTGGAGAAACTCCCGGCATGGGCTGCTTCAACGGTAAGATTACTGTACCCCTTCTACAAAATCCTGAAACCCTTTTGACAGAGGCGTCTCCTTATTCTCATGACTTTCTCAAGCAGATTCCTGCCTACAACTGCGCATTGCAAATTACTTCTTTCGGCGGCAACATTATCCAAGAAgggcatttcatcatcatcatcatcatttagcgtccgctttccatactagcatgggttggacggttcaactggggtctgtgaagccagaaggctgcatcaggcccagtctgatctggcagtgtttctacggctggatgcccttcctaatgccaaacactccgtgagtgtagtgggtgctttttacgtgccacccgcacatgtgccagacggagctggcaacggccacgaacagatggtgctttttacgtgccaccagcacgaggccggtcggggcggcgctggcaacggccacaaatggatggtgctttttatgtgccaccggcacgaggccagtctgggcagcgctggcaatggccacaaatggacggtgctttttatgtgccaccggcacgaggccagtcggcgcgccgctggcaacggccacattcagatggttctcttacatgccaccggcactggtaactcagctgcaatttccattgatcgatttcgattctgattctcacttgcctcaacaggtcttcacaagtagagttttgtgtcccaagaagggaaggtatgcataagtgggctggctacatcccatgtagaaggccacgggttatggtctcacttgtcctgccgggtcttctcgtgcacagcatacttccagaggtctcggtctctagtcatttcctcagtgagacctaaagttcgaagatcgtgcttcaccacctcgtcccaagttttcctgggtctgcctcttccacaggttccctcaaccgctagggtgtggcactttttcacacaactatcttcatccattctcgccacatgcccataccagcgcaaacatttctcttgcacactacatctgatgcttcttaggtccagcttttctctcaaggtacttacactctgtcgagtatgaacactgacattacacatccatcggagcataccgGCTTCATTTCTtacgagcttacgcatatcctcagcagtcacggcccatgtttcactgccatgtagcatggctgttcgtacacacgcgtcatacagtctgccttttgtcaccagcagaggtaagagctctctgaactttgtccaagctattcttactctagcagttacactttcagcacacccaccaccgctactgatttggtcacctaggtagcggaagctatcaactatttctagtttttctccctggaaagtgacagaagttggtctcagagcattttcagtgtttattgtccctgagcatctgccacatacaaaaaccatcttcctagttagccttcccttgacattgctgcacctcttatgtgtccatagcttacacttggtgcatcttatagagtttctaccaacaccttttctacagatcgagcagagccatctacctcaTGCATTCCTTTAAAGTGCAGGGGCAGATTTACCATAgaactggttcgccagtcctcagtcaaatcgtccagcccatgctagcatggaaagcagatgttaaatgatgatgatgatgatgatgatgagagaaggGAAGTTTATCATGAGAACTGCGAAAattgaaagagacaaatagagagtttttttctgttgttaccaCAGATTTCgaaaactagcagcatagcccggcgttgcccgggtatataagagcccctagtaggcaacgactaatcccaatctagtcctttccctctagggaacaaaGGCGCATGtataggttgcaatgtcttctcttcactcgaatacttctgtgtatacgatgttcctagctgtccctttgggcgataaaatggttgagttgtgtcccctagacagaaaatgtgttgcatataaaaagcttagattctcgagccaatgtcgaatttattgatttttttcagaactgggggaacttttcaaaattttcgctccgttagttttgaattatgacattgggctatgtgtgtgtcaagtttcatcagaatcggttgaaagccgtggtcagggtgagggtacaacctgacagacacatagacacacagacagacaaactgccgtttatatatagagagaagagatttTCAGACTTGGTATCCTGACTGATGTATGTTCTCACTGAATCCAAGGGAGGTGAAGAGTGcagacaaaacaaaagaaatctaaaattttttgaaataatttaatctCAAGGCAATACTGACAAGGAATGATATGGTGTCTCTTCTGTATGAATACCTTTCTGTCTAGTCAAGGGactactttcagagaatgacTTGATATGGTTTCTACTTTGTAGGAGGTCAAGGTACTACAGACTGCAGTGAAGTGATTTACTACACACTGAAATGATATGGTGCTTCCCctgaatgaatacgtttgtgtctagttaacaAACCACTTacagagaacgatttaccacagaaatcacaatgatatggcttttcacctgtatgaatacgtttgtgcgaTGTCAAGGcactattttgagaaaatgatttaccacagacatcacagggaaatggcttctcacctgtatgaatacgataGTGTCTTGTTAAGGTAGCATTttcagggaatgatttaccacagaaatcACAATGATATAgattttctcctgtatgaatacgtttgtgcgaAATCAAGgtactattttcagagaatgatttaccacagacatcacagtgatatggtttctctcctgtgtgaatacgatAATGTCTCGTTAAGGTAGCATTttcagggaatgatttaccacacacatcacatgaatacagtttctctcctgtatgaatacgttcgtgTCGAGTTAAGTGACTATTtcgagagaacgatttaccacagatatcacaatggtatggcttctctcctgtatgaatacgtatgtgcgtCGTTAAGTCACTatcttcagagaatgatttaccacagacctcacaaggatatggtttttctcctgtatgaatgcgacaGTGTTTTATCAATGTAGAATTttcagggaatgatttaccacacacCTCACACAGATaaagtttctctcctgtatgaacatgtTTGTGCCTAGTTAAGTGAGTatttcgagagaaagatttaccacagacctcacagtgatatggcttctctcctgtatgaatacgtttgtgttttgtGAAGTTACTAttttcagtgaatgatttaccacaaacctCACACGAATAcattttttctcctgtatgaatacgtttatgtctagTTAATGAAACGCTCCgaaagaatgatttatcacaaatatcacaatgatatgattcctctcctgcatgaatatgtttatgtgtagttAAGCTACTACTTTGAGAGAAAGATTCACTGCATATATCACAATGATACAGTTTCTTTCCTGCGTGAGTAAACCTATGGGCAGTTAAGTGACtactttgagagaaagatttaccacagacctCACAATgaaacggtttctctcctgtatgaatgcgtttgtgagaaaTTAGCTTACATTTTAGGGAGAAGACCTTTTTACAGACATCACACTCATATGacaatttccttttctctttcgtcATGGGTTCAGAGGAAATCAGTTCTAtacttttctcactcttttccattctttttcctctcaaatcccagtttaaatatttttcctgcTTTCTTCTTACACTTTATTCCTTGCTAATGCTCCTACTACAGCTGTATTTCTGTCCAGGGTTACCTTTCCCTAGCAGCAATTACATAAATTTATCCAAGTTTCATCAGCTCAGGAGCCACTCTTCTTCATGCTTCAGTCAGTGATGTTCAGAAATGTTTCACAGGAATTCTTCCACAGATTTCTAGAAACAATGCTATACATCTGTCTTGTATAATGATTTCCTTTATTCCTTAAAACATGGTAGATATAGTTTTTTTCTGTTATGTCAATGTCATCTGATGTCCTGAAATCAgatagaaacaacagtgtaagatgtAGAGGCTACtcaaaaaaatacagattcaatTCTATTGAGATAAACTGTAGAAATAAACATTTCCCTTAACAACAGAATATttggatttattaaaattaacatcaCATCATTTTGATAATGACCAGGTTAAACGCTGTAGTTTAACCAAACTATCCCTAACCCCCATTCAATTGTATTTTTCGTGTCCCACAAATCCCTTATCTGCATCATCTGAAATGTCCTTTCAGAAATTTCTATTTAATATTATCCATTTTGTAGaaagttatgaaaaaagaaattgcTAGATGAGTGGGAACGCATCATTAGTTATACAAAGAAACAAGCATTCCATAAATTAACTAACGTGTCAACGATGAAGCATGGAGTGTTTAGAAGGTgccttccatagctagaaataacagctaaatcacacacagatcatagaatctctcttccatagctagaaataacagctaaatcacacacagatcatagaatctctcttccatagctagaaatagcagctaaatcacacacagatcatggaatctctcttccatagctagaaatagcagccaaatcacgcaCAGATCATAGaatctctcttccatagctagaaatagcagccaaattacgcACAGATCATAGaatctctcttccatagctagaaatagcagccaaatcacacacaAATCATAGaatctctcttccatagctagaaatagcagccaaatcacacacagatcatagaatctctcttccatagctagaaatagcagccaaatcacacacagatcatagaatctctcttccatagctagaaatagcagccaaatcacacacagatcatagaatctctcttccatagctagaaatagcagccaaatcacacacagatcatggaatctctcttccatagctagaaatagcagccatgtcACACACAAATCATAGaatctctcttccatagctagaaatagcagccaaatcacacacagatcatagaatctctcttccatagctagaaatagcagccaaaatacgCACAAATCATAGaatctctcttccatagctagaaatagcagccaaatcacacacagatcatggaatctctcttccatagctagaaatagcagccaaatcacacacagatcagggaatctctcttccatagctagaaatagcagccaaatcacacacagatcagggaatctctcttccatagctagaaatagcagccaaatcacacacagatcatagaatctctcttccatagctagaaatagcagccaaatcacacacagatcatggaatctctcttccatagctagaaatagcagccaaatcacacacagatcatggaatctctcttccatagctagaaatagcagccaaatcacacacagatcagggaatctctcttccatagctagaaatagcagccaaatcacacacagatcatagaatctctcttccatagctagaaatagcagccaaatcacacacagATCATGGAATCTCTCTTccatagatagaaatagcagccaaatcacacacagatcagggaatctctcttccatagctagaaatagcagccaaatcacacacagatcatagaatctctcttccatagctagaaatagcagccaaatcacacacagATCATGGAATCTCTCTTccatagatagaaatagcagccaaatcacacacagatcagggaatctctcttccatagctagaaatagcagccaaatcacacacagatcagggaatctctcttccatagctagaaatagcagccaaatcacacacagatcatagaatctctcttccatagctagaaatagcagccaaatcacacacagATCATGGAATCTCTCTTccatagatagaaatagcagccaaatcacacacagatcagggaatctctcttccatagctagaaatagcagccaaatcacacacagATCATGGAATCTCTCTTccatagatagaaatagcagccaaatcacacacagatcagggaatctctcttccatagctagaaatagcagccaaatcacacacagatcatagaatctctcttccatagctagaaatagcagccaaatcacacacagatcatggaatctctcttccatagctagaaatagcagccaaatcacgcaCAAATCAGTGACATCTCTCGTTCATAAAAAACatagaagagaaacaaagaatcGACGCACCAAATACCGAACGTCTACAGAATTAAACACAtcgaatattttcattgcttaatacttacggaaatgtttCATAAAGgattgtattgttatatatatgtgtatatctggtaggtgagaaataaattattagtaTTACACATGAATTAATCAGCTGATTAAGAGAAATTCACGCACCTGGACAATTAACCAGAAATCAGAATGGATTGGGAAGTGTTTTCAATGCGCATGCGTTTCTCCTCTGTTACTATTTAAGGCAGCCAAAAGTCTAATTCTTTCGCCTTTTGTATACTCTACTGTATTCGGCCTTTTAGGCTGCCGGGTCTCGatcttttaaacttttattcgttttccttctttgttgtatttttattaattaagctTATGTggtaaatatttcaagaaaagagATACGCATGCGCATTGAAAATCCTTCTTTCTTTGTGTTGATATCCGGTTAAATGTCCTGTGCGTGTGTCTCTCTTAATTAGTTGGTAAATCCAATTATATGTACTGATAACGCATATTTCGACTAccaaatactcacacatataacaGCATTATCGTTTATGAAAAATTTCCGTAAGTATTCAGCAATGAAATTAttctatttggtttgcaagattctttacagctatggtacgaccacacttggaattcgcatcatcagttcggaacccctatcttgctcagaacattgggcaatctttcgtctctagtagacctttccgtcgatttccgtaaaaaaatttttttttttacatatgggcttgcgggaacttttgaagtaatgagagcgaaagagactaagagaaagcgattgtatgacgagggaagttcttttgaagttaccgtgcatgggaagcattgatggacatgtgtgtgtgtgtgtgtttgatggggtgtgggagacagacagtatgttgtgtaagtgaagtgcttctgttagtatgtgtgaagagacagagtaatgtgtgaaagaaagagataactgaaattttttactcggtgtatgtgtatatgtatgtatattacttcaaaagttcccgcaagcccatatgtaaaaaaaaaaattttttacggaaatcgacggaaaggtctactagagacgaaagatcgccgaacattgacctcctggaatctgttcagagacgtgcaaccaaacgcataccctccatcagacacctaccatactctgagcgccttgtttccctgggcatggattcactgaagctccggcgtctggcgatggacttggtaaacacccacaaagttatcaaccacctcaccaacaacaacactgaacacctttttgttctccatgtgtccaacacacgtggacatgcctacaaagtcagaaagcagcacagctcccatgactttcggaaacattttttcacgctcagagttgctgaagcatggaacaaactgcctgcatcagttgactgccatgacactgcatcatttaaggccctcatgctttccgaaatccgccgaaactacacctgattgccccccttccatactcatacacatatgtgtatgtcatgactcatgcactgttcttttcctgacgcttgtacattaccctatgtactatacatacactttagatgagttatagtgcacctgagcactgtacacaatgttcttcttattattattatttatatgagttcgtgtgttgaagcatattaaaatgataataatgaaattattgcatacagtgctcagatgcaccacaacttgtcagaaagtgcgtataaagcatatgcagtaaagtacgaatgtctgggaagtgaacagtgtatgagtcagatacatgcttgcgtgtgtatggaggggagaagatcaggtgtagtgttggcgaatcccaggaagcatgga
The DNA window shown above is from Octopus sinensis linkage group LG30, ASM634580v1, whole genome shotgun sequence and carries:
- the LOC115226337 gene encoding zinc finger protein 271-like isoform X1, which gives rise to METSEKILELISPEPMVKETKSYDCNICTKSFLQKSNLLLHKRIHTSKKPYHCDICGKSFSQNSVLTKHKRLHSGEKPYHCDICGKSFSDNRNLMNHKLIHTSEKPYHCDICGKSFSQNSVLTKHKRIHTGEKPYHCDICGKSFSLSCNLSTHKSIHTGEKPHHCEVCGKSFSQNSALTTHKRSHTGEKPYHCDICGKSFSHNSNLMHHKRTHAGEKPYHCDICGKSISQNRNRNAHRRIHTGEKPHHCDICGESFSQSSSLTTHKHIHAGEESYHCDICDKSFFRSVSLTRHKRIHTGEKMYSCEVCGKSFTENSNFTKHKRIHTGEKPYHCEVCGKSFSRNTHLTRHKHVHTGEKLYLCEVCGKSFPENSTLIKHCRIHTGEKPYPCEVCGKSFSEDSDLTTHIRIHTGEKPYHCDICGKSFSRNSHLTRHERIHTGEKLYSCDVCGKSFPENATLTRHYRIHTGEKPYHCDVCGKSFSENSTLISHKRIHTGENLYHCDFCGKSFPENATLTRHYRIHTGEKPFPCDVCGKSFSQNSALTSHKRIHTGEKPYHCDFCGKSFSVSGLLTRHKRIHSGEAPYHFSV
- the LOC115226337 gene encoding zinc finger protein 271-like isoform X2, with amino-acid sequence METSEKILELISPEPMVKETKSYDCNICTKSFLQKSNLLLHKRIHTREKPYHCDICGKSFSDNRNLMNHKLIHTSEKPYHCDICGKSFSQNSVLTKHKRIHTGEKPYHCDICGKSFSLSCNLSTHKSIHTGEKPHHCEVCGKSFSQNSALTTHKRSHTGEKPYHCDICGKSFSHNSNLMHHKRTHAGEKPYHCDICGKSISQNRNRNAHRRIHTGEKPHHCDICGESFSQSSSLTTHKHIHAGEESYHCDICDKSFFRSVSLTRHKRIHTGEKMYSCEVCGKSFTENSNFTKHKRIHTGEKPYHCEVCGKSFSRNTHLTRHKHVHTGEKLYLCEVCGKSFPENSTLIKHCRIHTGEKPYPCEVCGKSFSEDSDLTTHIRIHTGEKPYHCDICGKSFSRNSHLTRHERIHTGEKLYSCDVCGKSFPENATLTRHYRIHTGEKPYHCDVCGKSFSENSTLISHKRIHTGENLYHCDFCGKSFPENATLTRHYRIHTGEKPFPCDVCGKSFSQNSALTSHKRIHTGEKPYHCDFCGKSFSVSGLLTRHKRIHSGEAPYHFSV
- the LOC115226337 gene encoding zinc finger protein 271-like isoform X3, which codes for METSEKILELISPEPMVKETKSYDCNICTKSFLQKSNLLLHKRIHTSKKPYHCDICGKSFSQNSVLTKHKRLHSGEKPYHCDICGKSFSDNRNLMNHKLIHTREKPYHCDICGKSFSHNSNLMHHKRTHAGEKPYHCDICGKSISQNRNRNAHRRIHTGEKPHHCDICGESFSQSSSLTTHKHIHAGEESYHCDICDKSFFRSVSLTRHKRIHTGEKMYSCEVCGKSFTENSNFTKHKRIHTGEKPYHCEVCGKSFSRNTHLTRHKHVHTGEKLYLCEVCGKSFPENSTLIKHCRIHTGEKPYPCEVCGKSFSEDSDLTTHIRIHTGEKPYHCDICGKSFSRNSHLTRHERIHTGEKLYSCDVCGKSFPENATLTRHYRIHTGEKPYHCDVCGKSFSENSTLISHKRIHTGENLYHCDFCGKSFPENATLTRHYRIHTGEKPFPCDVCGKSFSQNSALTSHKRIHTGEKPYHCDFCGKSFSVSGLLTRHKRIHSGEAPYHFSV